In one Brienomyrus brachyistius isolate T26 chromosome 5, BBRACH_0.4, whole genome shotgun sequence genomic region, the following are encoded:
- the irf3 gene encoding interferon regulatory factor 3 isoform X2 — MATSRPLLIPWLVEQIESGRYPGLHWVNQEKTEFSVPWKHGLRQDSSGDDVMIFKAWAEITDVEGQRLHDPTVWKRNFRSALRAKGFQMIMDQKNNDVNPYKVFRFPEGQREASAGRVGKRVRRETKRDAERCAAGNADLQDFDQYYSSIAGNLDAGLKELNISGTQQEVVHPTAQLGQEGYPTVGVVGVDSEQQRLMEFKNAMSRTKVEDTLCTYFNVLVYYRGVKVLEKLVENNAGFRVVFSPEQMHCDQQLETVILPSADQIPIRDQMQAQLTRRILEKLGAGLEVITQGAAVYALRRGDSHVYWSLCKHDRSGVPQEVSKQGNQLHTLKEFIADLLEFMKNKGPSPSCSLFFCLGEKWPDPSQRPWEKKLITIEVSLTSLELLKTIAVDGGASSLQSVDLQLSRSLSLMSSLEEMMDCL; from the exons ATGGCAACTTCACGGCCTCTGCTGATTCCTTGGCTGGTTGAACAGATAGAGAGTGGACGGTACCCTGGATTGCACTGGGTCAATCAGGAGAAAACGGAGTTCTCTGTTCCCTGGAAACACGGTTTACGACAGGACTCCTCTGGAGATGATGTTATGATTTTTAAG GCTTGGGCGGAGATCACCGACGTGGAAGGGCAGAGGCTGCATGATCCTACCGTATGGAAAAGGAACTTCCGCAGTGCCCTCCGAGCCAAAGGCTTCCAAATGATCATGGACCAAAAAAACAATGACGTTAACCCCTACAAAGTGTTCAGGTTTCCGGAAGGCCAGCGAGAGGCAAGTGCAGGACGAGTGGGAAAGCGAGTGAGACGGGAAACAAAGAGAGATGCTGAAAGATGTGCGGCTGGGAACGCAG ATCTTCAAGATTTTGACCAATATTACAGCTCCATagctggcaaccttgatgcagGTCTGAAAGAATTGAATATCTCTGGGACCCAACAAG AAGTGGTACATCCCACTGCGCAACTAGGCCAAGAGGGGTATCCCACTGTGGGAGTTGTAGGGGTGGATTCCGAACAACAGAGACTGATGGAGTTCAAGAATGCGATGAGCAGGACTAAGGTGGAAGACACTCTGT GTAcctattttaatgtgttagtgTACTACAGAGGAGTGAAGGTTCTAGAAAAGCTGGTGGAAAATAACGCTGGATTCAGGGTGGTGTTCAG TCCTGAACAGATGCACTGTGACCAGCAACTAGAGACGGTCATCCTGCCAAGTGCGGATCAGATCCCCATCCGCGACCAGATGCAGGCGCAGCTGACTAGGCGCATCCTGGAGAAGCTGGGGGCAGGACTGGAGGTCATCACGCAGGGCGCCGCTGTTTACGCGCTGCGGCGCGGAGACAGTCACGTCTACTGGAGCCTGTGTAAGCACGATAGGAGCGGCGTGCCCCAAGAGGTCAGCAAACAAGGCAACCAGCTGCACACACTGAAGGAATTCATCGCAG ACCTGCTGGAATTCATGAAGAACAAAGGTCCATCACCCTCATGctctcttttcttctgcctgggggAGAAGTGGCCAGATCCCTCACAGAGACCTTGGGAGAAGAAGCTCATCACAATAGAG GTCAGCCTCACTTCTCTGGAGTTGCTGAAGACAATTGCAGTGGATGGTGGCGCCTCCTCTCTGCAGTCGGTGGACTTGCAGCTTTCTCGCTCTCTCAGCTTAATGAGCTCTTTGGAGGAAATGATGGATTGTCTTTAA
- the irf3 gene encoding interferon regulatory factor 3 isoform X1, translating to MATSRPLLIPWLVEQIESGRYPGLHWVNQEKTEFSVPWKHGLRQDSSGDDVMIFKAWAEITDVEGQRLHDPTVWKRNFRSALRAKGFQMIMDQKNNDVNPYKVFRFPEGQREASAGRVGKRVRRETKRDAERCAAGNAGSQELCVYPDLSPQFHVCEELYLAKETAVPNLQDFDQYYSSIAGNLDAGLKELNISGTQQEVVHPTAQLGQEGYPTVGVVGVDSEQQRLMEFKNAMSRTKVEDTLCTYFNVLVYYRGVKVLEKLVENNAGFRVVFSPEQMHCDQQLETVILPSADQIPIRDQMQAQLTRRILEKLGAGLEVITQGAAVYALRRGDSHVYWSLCKHDRSGVPQEVSKQGNQLHTLKEFIADLLEFMKNKGPSPSCSLFFCLGEKWPDPSQRPWEKKLITIEVSLTSLELLKTIAVDGGASSLQSVDLQLSRSLSLMSSLEEMMDCL from the exons ATGGCAACTTCACGGCCTCTGCTGATTCCTTGGCTGGTTGAACAGATAGAGAGTGGACGGTACCCTGGATTGCACTGGGTCAATCAGGAGAAAACGGAGTTCTCTGTTCCCTGGAAACACGGTTTACGACAGGACTCCTCTGGAGATGATGTTATGATTTTTAAG GCTTGGGCGGAGATCACCGACGTGGAAGGGCAGAGGCTGCATGATCCTACCGTATGGAAAAGGAACTTCCGCAGTGCCCTCCGAGCCAAAGGCTTCCAAATGATCATGGACCAAAAAAACAATGACGTTAACCCCTACAAAGTGTTCAGGTTTCCGGAAGGCCAGCGAGAGGCAAGTGCAGGACGAGTGGGAAAGCGAGTGAGACGGGAAACAAAGAGAGATGCTGAAAGATGTGCGGCTGGGAACGCAG GATCCCAGGAACTTTGTGTGTACCCTGATTTAAGTCCTCAG ttccatgtatgtgaagaactGTACCTTGCAAAAGAGACAGCTGTCCCAA ATCTTCAAGATTTTGACCAATATTACAGCTCCATagctggcaaccttgatgcagGTCTGAAAGAATTGAATATCTCTGGGACCCAACAAG AAGTGGTACATCCCACTGCGCAACTAGGCCAAGAGGGGTATCCCACTGTGGGAGTTGTAGGGGTGGATTCCGAACAACAGAGACTGATGGAGTTCAAGAATGCGATGAGCAGGACTAAGGTGGAAGACACTCTGT GTAcctattttaatgtgttagtgTACTACAGAGGAGTGAAGGTTCTAGAAAAGCTGGTGGAAAATAACGCTGGATTCAGGGTGGTGTTCAG TCCTGAACAGATGCACTGTGACCAGCAACTAGAGACGGTCATCCTGCCAAGTGCGGATCAGATCCCCATCCGCGACCAGATGCAGGCGCAGCTGACTAGGCGCATCCTGGAGAAGCTGGGGGCAGGACTGGAGGTCATCACGCAGGGCGCCGCTGTTTACGCGCTGCGGCGCGGAGACAGTCACGTCTACTGGAGCCTGTGTAAGCACGATAGGAGCGGCGTGCCCCAAGAGGTCAGCAAACAAGGCAACCAGCTGCACACACTGAAGGAATTCATCGCAG ACCTGCTGGAATTCATGAAGAACAAAGGTCCATCACCCTCATGctctcttttcttctgcctgggggAGAAGTGGCCAGATCCCTCACAGAGACCTTGGGAGAAGAAGCTCATCACAATAGAG GTCAGCCTCACTTCTCTGGAGTTGCTGAAGACAATTGCAGTGGATGGTGGCGCCTCCTCTCTGCAGTCGGTGGACTTGCAGCTTTCTCGCTCTCTCAGCTTAATGAGCTCTTTGGAGGAAATGATGGATTGTCTTTAA
- the irf3 gene encoding interferon regulatory factor 3 isoform X4, whose protein sequence is MATSRPLLIPWLVEQIESGRYPGLHWVNQEKTEFSVPWKHGLRQDSSGDDVMIFKAWAEITDVEGQRLHDPTVWKRNFRSALRAKGFQMIMDQKNNDVNPYKVFRFPEGQREASAGRVGKRVRRETKRDAERCAAGNADLQDFDQYYSSIAGNLDAGLKELNISGTQQGTYFNVLVYYRGVKVLEKLVENNAGFRVVFSPEQMHCDQQLETVILPSADQIPIRDQMQAQLTRRILEKLGAGLEVITQGAAVYALRRGDSHVYWSLCKHDRSGVPQEVSKQGNQLHTLKEFIADLLEFMKNKGPSPSCSLFFCLGEKWPDPSQRPWEKKLITIEVSLTSLELLKTIAVDGGASSLQSVDLQLSRSLSLMSSLEEMMDCL, encoded by the exons ATGGCAACTTCACGGCCTCTGCTGATTCCTTGGCTGGTTGAACAGATAGAGAGTGGACGGTACCCTGGATTGCACTGGGTCAATCAGGAGAAAACGGAGTTCTCTGTTCCCTGGAAACACGGTTTACGACAGGACTCCTCTGGAGATGATGTTATGATTTTTAAG GCTTGGGCGGAGATCACCGACGTGGAAGGGCAGAGGCTGCATGATCCTACCGTATGGAAAAGGAACTTCCGCAGTGCCCTCCGAGCCAAAGGCTTCCAAATGATCATGGACCAAAAAAACAATGACGTTAACCCCTACAAAGTGTTCAGGTTTCCGGAAGGCCAGCGAGAGGCAAGTGCAGGACGAGTGGGAAAGCGAGTGAGACGGGAAACAAAGAGAGATGCTGAAAGATGTGCGGCTGGGAACGCAG ATCTTCAAGATTTTGACCAATATTACAGCTCCATagctggcaaccttgatgcagGTCTGAAAGAATTGAATATCTCTGGGACCCAACAAG GTAcctattttaatgtgttagtgTACTACAGAGGAGTGAAGGTTCTAGAAAAGCTGGTGGAAAATAACGCTGGATTCAGGGTGGTGTTCAG TCCTGAACAGATGCACTGTGACCAGCAACTAGAGACGGTCATCCTGCCAAGTGCGGATCAGATCCCCATCCGCGACCAGATGCAGGCGCAGCTGACTAGGCGCATCCTGGAGAAGCTGGGGGCAGGACTGGAGGTCATCACGCAGGGCGCCGCTGTTTACGCGCTGCGGCGCGGAGACAGTCACGTCTACTGGAGCCTGTGTAAGCACGATAGGAGCGGCGTGCCCCAAGAGGTCAGCAAACAAGGCAACCAGCTGCACACACTGAAGGAATTCATCGCAG ACCTGCTGGAATTCATGAAGAACAAAGGTCCATCACCCTCATGctctcttttcttctgcctgggggAGAAGTGGCCAGATCCCTCACAGAGACCTTGGGAGAAGAAGCTCATCACAATAGAG GTCAGCCTCACTTCTCTGGAGTTGCTGAAGACAATTGCAGTGGATGGTGGCGCCTCCTCTCTGCAGTCGGTGGACTTGCAGCTTTCTCGCTCTCTCAGCTTAATGAGCTCTTTGGAGGAAATGATGGATTGTCTTTAA
- the irf3 gene encoding interferon regulatory factor 3 isoform X3 produces the protein MATSRPLLIPWLVEQIESGRYPGLHWVNQEKTEFSVPWKHGLRQDSSGDDVMIFKAWAEITDVEGQRLHDPTVWKRNFRSALRAKGFQMIMDQKNNDVNPYKVFRFPEGQREASAGRVGKRVRRETKRDAERCAAGNAGSQELCVYPDLSPQFHVCEELYLAKETAVPNLQDFDQYYSSIAGNLDAGLKELNISGTQQGTYFNVLVYYRGVKVLEKLVENNAGFRVVFSPEQMHCDQQLETVILPSADQIPIRDQMQAQLTRRILEKLGAGLEVITQGAAVYALRRGDSHVYWSLCKHDRSGVPQEVSKQGNQLHTLKEFIADLLEFMKNKGPSPSCSLFFCLGEKWPDPSQRPWEKKLITIEVSLTSLELLKTIAVDGGASSLQSVDLQLSRSLSLMSSLEEMMDCL, from the exons ATGGCAACTTCACGGCCTCTGCTGATTCCTTGGCTGGTTGAACAGATAGAGAGTGGACGGTACCCTGGATTGCACTGGGTCAATCAGGAGAAAACGGAGTTCTCTGTTCCCTGGAAACACGGTTTACGACAGGACTCCTCTGGAGATGATGTTATGATTTTTAAG GCTTGGGCGGAGATCACCGACGTGGAAGGGCAGAGGCTGCATGATCCTACCGTATGGAAAAGGAACTTCCGCAGTGCCCTCCGAGCCAAAGGCTTCCAAATGATCATGGACCAAAAAAACAATGACGTTAACCCCTACAAAGTGTTCAGGTTTCCGGAAGGCCAGCGAGAGGCAAGTGCAGGACGAGTGGGAAAGCGAGTGAGACGGGAAACAAAGAGAGATGCTGAAAGATGTGCGGCTGGGAACGCAG GATCCCAGGAACTTTGTGTGTACCCTGATTTAAGTCCTCAG ttccatgtatgtgaagaactGTACCTTGCAAAAGAGACAGCTGTCCCAA ATCTTCAAGATTTTGACCAATATTACAGCTCCATagctggcaaccttgatgcagGTCTGAAAGAATTGAATATCTCTGGGACCCAACAAG GTAcctattttaatgtgttagtgTACTACAGAGGAGTGAAGGTTCTAGAAAAGCTGGTGGAAAATAACGCTGGATTCAGGGTGGTGTTCAG TCCTGAACAGATGCACTGTGACCAGCAACTAGAGACGGTCATCCTGCCAAGTGCGGATCAGATCCCCATCCGCGACCAGATGCAGGCGCAGCTGACTAGGCGCATCCTGGAGAAGCTGGGGGCAGGACTGGAGGTCATCACGCAGGGCGCCGCTGTTTACGCGCTGCGGCGCGGAGACAGTCACGTCTACTGGAGCCTGTGTAAGCACGATAGGAGCGGCGTGCCCCAAGAGGTCAGCAAACAAGGCAACCAGCTGCACACACTGAAGGAATTCATCGCAG ACCTGCTGGAATTCATGAAGAACAAAGGTCCATCACCCTCATGctctcttttcttctgcctgggggAGAAGTGGCCAGATCCCTCACAGAGACCTTGGGAGAAGAAGCTCATCACAATAGAG GTCAGCCTCACTTCTCTGGAGTTGCTGAAGACAATTGCAGTGGATGGTGGCGCCTCCTCTCTGCAGTCGGTGGACTTGCAGCTTTCTCGCTCTCTCAGCTTAATGAGCTCTTTGGAGGAAATGATGGATTGTCTTTAA